A window from Actimicrobium sp. CCC2.4 encodes these proteins:
- a CDS encoding (2Fe-2S) ferredoxin domain-containing protein — protein sequence MDNTPYFEQHVFICMNKREDGRPCCGERGAQAAQKHAKSRLKALDLNGQGKIRINQSGCLDRCEEGPVMVIYPQGTWYTYIDKDDIDDIIDTHLIGGQIVERLKI from the coding sequence ATGGACAACACACCGTATTTTGAGCAGCACGTTTTCATTTGCATGAACAAGCGTGAGGATGGCCGGCCGTGCTGCGGCGAACGCGGCGCACAGGCCGCCCAGAAGCATGCCAAGAGCCGTCTGAAAGCCCTCGACCTGAACGGCCAGGGCAAAATCCGCATCAATCAGTCCGGTTGCCTGGACCGCTGCGAAGAAGGTCCGGTCATGGTGATCTATCCGCAAGGCACCTGGTACACCTACATCGACAAGGACGACATTGACGACATCATCGATACCCACCTGATCGGCGGCCAGATTGTCGAACGCCTGAAAATCTGA
- a CDS encoding alpha/beta hydrolase, with product MNAHTQQFFITGAAGALECALDLPDPDDGSPRGIALVAHPHPLYGGTMDNKVAQTLARAFVSIGYAAVRMNFRGVGGSTGLHDEGRGETDDMALLLAHMQQQLPGLPVALAGFSFGTFVQAQLQQRLIAQDTPAERLILVGAAAGKWAMPPVPEDTILIHGELDETIALTAVLDWLRPQDIVVRVVPGADHFFHRKLQHIKNAVVEAWHR from the coding sequence ATGAATGCCCACACCCAGCAATTTTTCATTACCGGTGCGGCCGGCGCGCTCGAATGTGCGCTCGACCTGCCGGACCCCGACGACGGCAGTCCGCGCGGCATCGCGCTGGTGGCGCATCCGCATCCGCTGTACGGCGGCACGATGGACAACAAGGTCGCGCAGACGCTGGCGCGGGCGTTTGTCAGCATCGGCTATGCCGCCGTGCGGATGAATTTTCGCGGAGTCGGCGGCTCGACCGGCCTGCACGACGAAGGGCGCGGCGAGACCGATGACATGGCGCTGCTGCTGGCGCACATGCAGCAGCAATTGCCGGGCTTGCCGGTGGCGCTGGCCGGATTTTCATTTGGCACCTTCGTGCAGGCGCAATTGCAGCAGCGCCTGATCGCGCAGGACACCCCGGCCGAACGGCTGATCCTGGTCGGTGCCGCCGCCGGCAAATGGGCGATGCCGCCGGTGCCGGAAGACACCATCCTGATCCATGGCGAACTCGATGAGACCATTGCGCTGACGGCCGTGCTGGACTGGCTACGCCCGCAAGACATCGTCGTGCGGGTGGTTCCCGGGGCCGATCATTTTTTTCATCGCAAATTGCAACATATCAAGAATGCCGTGGTCGAAGCATGGCACCGCTGA
- a CDS encoding D-alanyl-D-alanine carboxypeptidase family protein: protein MKIFIAALAATVISLSSAFVQPAYAQTMPAPIVAAKSWLLLDTTSGQVLASQDPTMRIEPASLTKIMTAYVTFQAIKEKRLALAQMVNVSVRAWKVDPSSSKMFIDPATPVSVDDLLHGLMIQSGNDAAVALAEAVAGTEEAFVVLMNREAKRMGLTNTQFGNPHGLPSQNNYSTAQDLSKLAAAVITDYPEFYKIDSVKSFTYNKITQPNRNRLLWLDPSVDGMKTGHTEAAGYCIIASAKRPNGSGERRLISVVLGANSDQSRTQESQKLLNWGFQNFDTIKLYGKGQPVETPPVWKGSEKTIKIGFTQDIYVTVAKGVAAKMKPVLERKDPLVAPIAANSKVGMMKMMVDGKSIAEFPILALENVNEAGIFGRAWDSIRLWIQ from the coding sequence ATGAAAATCTTTATCGCGGCCCTCGCCGCTACTGTCATATCGCTTTCTTCCGCTTTCGTACAACCGGCTTACGCGCAGACCATGCCGGCACCCATCGTCGCGGCCAAATCCTGGCTGCTGCTCGACACCACCAGTGGCCAGGTGCTGGCCTCGCAAGACCCGACCATGCGCATCGAGCCCGCCTCGCTGACCAAGATCATGACTGCCTATGTCACGTTCCAGGCGATCAAGGAAAAGCGCCTCGCACTCGCGCAGATGGTCAACGTGTCGGTGCGCGCCTGGAAGGTCGATCCGAGCAGCTCGAAAATGTTCATCGATCCGGCCACGCCGGTGTCGGTCGACGATTTGCTGCATGGCCTGATGATCCAGTCCGGCAATGACGCCGCCGTCGCCCTGGCCGAAGCCGTGGCCGGTACCGAAGAAGCCTTCGTGGTGCTGATGAACCGCGAAGCCAAGCGCATGGGCCTGACCAATACCCAGTTCGGCAACCCGCACGGCTTGCCAAGCCAGAACAATTATTCGACCGCACAGGACCTGTCCAAACTGGCCGCGGCGGTGATCACCGATTACCCCGAGTTCTACAAGATCGATTCGGTCAAGAGCTTCACGTACAACAAGATCACGCAACCCAACCGCAACCGCCTGCTGTGGCTGGACCCGAGCGTCGATGGCATGAAAACCGGCCATACCGAAGCGGCCGGCTATTGCATCATCGCCTCGGCCAAACGGCCCAACGGCAGTGGCGAACGTCGCCTGATCTCGGTCGTGCTGGGTGCCAATTCAGACCAGTCACGTACCCAGGAAAGCCAGAAGCTACTGAACTGGGGCTTCCAGAACTTCGATACGATCAAGCTGTATGGCAAAGGCCAGCCCGTAGAAACCCCGCCCGTCTGGAAGGGTTCCGAGAAAACCATCAAAATCGGCTTCACGCAGGATATCTATGTCACGGTTGCCAAGGGTGTCGCTGCCAAAATGAAGCCGGTGCTCGAACGCAAGGATCCGCTGGTCGCGCCGATTGCCGCCAACAGCAAGGTCGGGATGATGAAGATGATGGTCGATGGTAAGTCGATCGCCGAATTCCCTATCCTCGCGCTGGAAAACGTCAACGAAGCCGGTATCTTCGGCCGCGCCTGGGATTCGATCCGGCTCTGGATCCAGTAA
- a CDS encoding SulP family inorganic anion transporter — protein sequence MRTPPLRLSWPDVIAGLSLAGLLLPEAVAYAGIAGLPPQAGVIALFAGLVCYGLIGTSRFAIVSATSSSAAVLAAAAAGTAGTDPALRLTMGFGLVVLTGLFFLIAGLARIGSVSDFIAKPVLRGFAFGLAIVILFKQVAAVLGAPLHHTDIFRMIADLASRHADWNGPAALLALLTVLLLSGFARLPRVPGGLLVIVLGIAAGQWLPLAGYGIALVGPIRLQLQAPSLPALPYSDWLRLAELGVAMVLILYAESTSAIRTFAMKHGDHVVPNRDLLALGAANLVSGLFQGMPVGAGYSATAANEAGGAVSRLAGAVAALALLAVVLLCLPLIALTPQPVLAAIVIYAVGHTLRVAMFKPYFLLHRDRLLIIAAVLAVLLLGVVDGLLAAIAVSLLMLLRRLSESSVTVLARLADGHDFVSRSVHPDARAIPGILILRPDTALFFANAERILSQVRHALMEAGPHTTTLILSLEASPDLDSSTVEALGDFHRALLVRHKHLLFARLKAPAQHVLQRADIAGLSAAALCDLSVDDAVRVAWQLYPDLLEPG from the coding sequence GTGCGTACCCCGCCCTTGCGCCTGTCGTGGCCTGATGTCATTGCCGGCCTCTCACTGGCCGGCTTGCTGTTACCCGAAGCCGTCGCCTATGCCGGCATTGCCGGCTTGCCTCCGCAGGCCGGTGTCATCGCCCTGTTTGCCGGTCTGGTCTGCTATGGCCTGATCGGCACCAGCCGCTTTGCGATTGTGTCGGCCACGTCGTCCTCGGCGGCGGTGCTGGCAGCGGCGGCGGCCGGCACCGCCGGCACCGATCCGGCGCTGCGGCTGACAATGGGATTCGGGCTGGTTGTGCTGACCGGGCTGTTTTTCCTGATCGCCGGACTGGCCCGCATCGGCAGCGTGTCCGACTTCATCGCCAAGCCGGTCCTGCGCGGCTTTGCTTTCGGGCTGGCCATCGTCATCCTCTTCAAGCAAGTCGCGGCAGTCCTGGGCGCGCCGCTGCATCACACCGATATCTTCCGCATGATCGCTGATCTGGCCAGCCGGCACGCCGACTGGAATGGTCCGGCCGCGCTGCTGGCCCTGCTGACCGTGCTGTTACTGTCCGGCTTTGCGCGCCTGCCGCGCGTGCCCGGCGGCCTGCTGGTCATCGTGCTCGGCATCGCTGCCGGCCAGTGGTTGCCGCTGGCCGGCTACGGCATCGCGCTGGTCGGCCCGATCCGCTTGCAACTGCAGGCGCCGTCGCTGCCGGCATTGCCGTATTCGGACTGGTTGCGGCTGGCCGAACTGGGTGTGGCGATGGTGCTGATCCTGTATGCCGAATCGACCAGTGCGATTCGCACCTTTGCCATGAAGCACGGCGACCACGTGGTACCGAACCGCGACCTGCTGGCCCTGGGCGCGGCCAACCTGGTATCGGGGCTGTTTCAGGGCATGCCGGTCGGTGCCGGCTATTCGGCAACCGCCGCCAACGAAGCCGGTGGCGCGGTGTCGCGGCTGGCCGGCGCGGTCGCCGCGCTGGCGTTGCTGGCGGTGGTGCTGCTGTGCCTGCCACTGATTGCGCTGACGCCGCAACCGGTGCTGGCCGCCATCGTGATCTACGCGGTCGGTCACACCCTGCGGGTAGCGATGTTCAAGCCGTATTTTTTGCTGCACCGGGATCGCCTGCTGATCATCGCGGCGGTGCTGGCAGTGCTGCTGCTGGGGGTCGTCGATGGCTTGCTCGCGGCCATCGCGGTCAGCCTGCTGATGCTGCTGCGCCGGCTGTCGGAGTCATCGGTGACGGTGCTGGCGCGACTGGCCGATGGCCATGATTTTGTCAGCCGCAGCGTGCATCCCGACGCGCGTGCGATACCCGGCATCCTGATTTTGCGTCCCGACACGGCGCTGTTTTTTGCCAACGCCGAGCGCATCCTGTCGCAAGTGCGTCACGCGCTGATGGAAGCCGGCCCGCACACCACGACCCTGATCCTCAGTCTGGAAGCTTCGCCCGACCTCGACAGTTCGACCGTCGAAGCGCTCGGTGACTTCCACCGCGCGCTGCTGGTGCGCCACAAGCACCTGCTATTTGCCCGCCTGAAAGCGCCGGCACAACATGTC